In Gigantopelta aegis isolate Gae_Host chromosome 6, Gae_host_genome, whole genome shotgun sequence, the following are encoded in one genomic region:
- the LOC121375967 gene encoding guanylate cyclase soluble subunit beta-1-like, whose translation MYGFVNYALELLVLRNFGQETWEEIKKEAGLVMDGHFLVRHVYEDSVSYDLVSAANKVLKIPAADILEMFGMMFFDYCEESGYDKILKVLGSTTRDFLQNLDALHDHLATIYPGMRAPSFRCSERESDGATILHYYSERPGLEHIVIGIVKAVAKKLHNSEVNVEKILGKEDGIDHIQFAIIEKNPPSKKAKNANIEKYEKHILSQEPKMSPASFCRAFPFHLMFSPDLTIIQAGSSIVRVIPETGMKTYKITQLFDMIRPHMEFNFQSILSHINTVYVLRTLHDKLSTEHEDSRMRLKGEMVHIAESNAILFLCSPSVMNLDDLNRRSLYLSDIPLHDATRDLVLLSEHWEVEYKLTQKLEFLTDKLQQKYRELEEEKKKTDRLMYSVLPPSVADDLRHHLPVPAQKHNMVTLLFSGIVGFTQFCAKHSDAIGAMKIVELLNTVYTRMDVLLDPKTNPDIFKVETVGDKYMAVSGLPKPCVHHARCIAHLALDMMDKMHDLFDPDNQKITITIGVHSGKVVTGVIGMKMPRYCLFGNTVNLTSRTETTGMKGQINVSEFAYRCLLTPECSDPSFEFTERGGVTMKGKAEPMMCYLLTRRRGEPASSCNGSDVDGSR comes from the exons AAATCCCGGCCGCCGACATACTGGAGATGTTCGGGATGATGTTTTTCGACTACTGCGAGGAGTCTGGATACGACAAAATCCTCAAGGTTCTCGGGTCGACGACGAGAGATTTCCTACAGAACCTGGACGCTCTTCACGACCATCTGGCCACCATCTACCCGGGTATGCGCGCACCCTCCTTCCGGTGTTCCGAACGGGAAAGCGATGGCGCCACTATCCTTCACTATTACTCGGAGAGACCAGGGCTTGAGCACATCGTTATTGGCATTGTGAAGGCAGTGGCGAAAAAACTGCACAATTCTGAGGTGAACGTCGAGAAGATACTGGGTAAAGAAGACGGCATCGATCACATTCAGTTCGCCATCATTGAAAAAAATCCACCCAGCAAGAAAGCTAAAAACGCGAACATAGAAAAAtacgaaaaacatattttatcacAGGAACCAAAAATGAGCCCAGCTAGCTTTTGCAGGGCGTTTCCTTTCCACTTAATGTTTAGCCCCGACCTGACCATCATCCAGGCCGGGTCGTCCATTGTTCGAGTGATTCCAGAGACGGGGATGAAAACCTACAAAATCACCCAACTCTTTGACATGATCCGACCTCACATGGAGTTCAACTTCCAGAGCATCCTCTCGCACATCAACACAGTCTACGTCCTCCGTACCTTACACGACAAGCTGTCCACGGAGCACGAAGACTCGCGCATGCGTCTTAAAGGCGAGATGGTGCACATCGCCGAGTCGAACGCCATCTTGTTTCTGTGTTCGCCGAGCGTGATGAACCTGGACGACCTGAACCGGCGCTCGCTGTACCTGAGCGACATCCCGCTGCACGACGCCACGCGAGATCTCGTGCTGCTGTCCGAGCACTGGGAGGTGGAGTACAAGCTGACGCAGAAGCTCGAGTTCCTCACGGACAAGCTGCAGCAGAAGTATCGAGAGctggaggaggagaagaagaagaccGACAG GTTGATGTATTCCGTTCTACCTCCCTCCGTGGCCGACGACCTCCGCCACCATCTCCCTGTCCCCGCCCAGAAACACAACATGGTGACGCTGCTGTTCAGCGGGATCGTAGGCTTCACTCAGTTCTGCGCCAAACACTCGGACGCGATCGGCGCCATGAAGATCGTCGAGCTCCTCAACACCGTGTACACCCGCATGGACGTCCTGCTCGACCCCAAGACTAACCCAGACATATTTAAG GTGGAGACGGTGGGAGACAAGTATATGGCGGTGAGCGGGCTGCCCAAACCGTGCGTCCACCACGCGCGCTGCATCGCCCACCTCGCGCTCGACATGATGGACAAGATGCACGACCTCTTCGATCCCGACAACCAGAAAATAACC ATAACAATCGGCGTCCACTCGGGGAAGGTGGTGACCGGCGTCATAGGTATGAAGATGCCGCGCTACTGTCTGTTCGGCAACACCGTCAACCTCACCAGCAGGACGGAGACCACGGGGATGAAGGGTCAAATCAACGTCTCCGAGTTCGCCTACAG ATGCCTGCTGACGCCAGAGTGCAGCGACCCGTCGTTTGAGTTCACTGAGCGGGGCGGCGTCACGATGAAGGGGAAGGCCGAACCCATGATGTGCTACCTACTGACGCGCCGCCGCGGGGAACCGGCTTCCTCCTGTAACGGAAGTGACGTTGATGGCAGTCGGTGA